The following are from one region of the Desulfovibrio sp. Fe33 genome:
- a CDS encoding sensor histidine kinase — protein sequence MPEPTTSPRNSGSRLSDRLKKQLFLYASGALLVLALGVGLSVVATLFSQLEQAEEAGLAHIAETRALAVGEWCRRAVDLSRQVTSRTRIREELAAYSAGRVSLEELAAFTRPKLEDAMNLSEEVVGLTRLDRDGRFVTSVGVPVPEALAEDLASSAGDVRFSAPSVLGGVPCLVIAAPIRDRPGRRLGVDLVVMNISRLLGIVESGRNVRGAGAIGLGYATGNGVAPFPDGTGGTVGTAGSQAEALRLAVAGKSGILAFGDEVTAYTPVSGSGWGLAVSINERELYNPIRLRLIQLALYSLLIYAVCLIGLWRLLRPLTGRLLLHASELESEVDAKTATLKSELDARLKAEHALEEARRELEDRVRERTRELAEANEELRKIHSRLAGEHEQRKILSRDLINLLEEDRREVARELHDHTGQLLTTLRLDLQAALESLASSDGCCRGQLESAADKITLVQRDIKSISKGLRPDTLEYLGLAQAIEALLDEYRAATDLDIHFFHKGVPKRFDSQKELALYRITQEALTNTVKYAGARQVHISLIDRDGRLNLTIEDDGRGFDPAAVAEAAGSSGSLGLTLMKERMVQLEGAFHLESAPGRGTQILAELNIRENNDA from the coding sequence ATGCCCGAACCCACGACATCTCCGCGCAATTCCGGCTCCCGGCTGTCGGACCGGCTCAAGAAACAGCTCTTTCTCTACGCTTCCGGCGCGTTGCTCGTTCTGGCGCTCGGCGTGGGACTTTCCGTGGTTGCGACGCTGTTCAGCCAACTTGAGCAGGCCGAGGAGGCCGGGCTTGCCCATATCGCCGAGACCCGCGCCCTGGCCGTTGGCGAGTGGTGCCGCCGGGCCGTGGACCTGTCGCGGCAGGTCACAAGCCGGACCCGCATCCGGGAGGAGCTGGCCGCGTACAGCGCGGGCCGCGTCTCTTTGGAGGAGCTGGCCGCCTTTACCCGGCCCAAGCTGGAAGACGCCATGAACCTGTCCGAGGAGGTGGTCGGCCTGACCCGCCTGGATCGGGACGGCCGTTTCGTGACCTCGGTGGGCGTGCCCGTGCCCGAGGCCCTTGCCGAGGATTTGGCGTCGTCCGCCGGGGACGTGCGCTTCTCCGCCCCCTCGGTTCTGGGGGGCGTTCCGTGTCTGGTCATCGCCGCGCCCATTCGGGATCGTCCCGGGCGCAGGCTTGGCGTGGACCTGGTGGTCATGAACATTTCCCGGCTCCTCGGGATCGTCGAAAGCGGACGCAACGTCCGGGGCGCGGGAGCCATCGGCCTCGGCTACGCTACAGGGAACGGCGTCGCGCCGTTTCCTGACGGAACCGGGGGAACGGTCGGGACGGCGGGCAGCCAGGCGGAGGCGTTGCGTCTGGCCGTGGCCGGGAAATCCGGCATCCTGGCCTTCGGCGACGAGGTCACGGCCTATACCCCGGTGAGCGGCAGCGGATGGGGACTGGCCGTGTCCATCAACGAACGGGAGTTGTACAACCCGATCAGGTTGCGGCTCATCCAACTGGCCCTTTACTCCCTGCTCATTTATGCGGTCTGCCTCATCGGCCTGTGGCGGCTGCTGCGTCCGCTGACCGGGCGGCTCCTACTCCACGCCTCGGAGCTGGAGTCCGAGGTGGACGCCAAGACCGCCACCCTCAAATCCGAGTTGGACGCCCGGCTCAAGGCCGAACACGCCCTGGAGGAGGCCCGCAGGGAGCTTGAGGACCGCGTGCGCGAGCGCACCCGCGAACTGGCTGAGGCCAATGAGGAGCTGCGCAAGATTCACAGCCGCTTGGCAGGGGAGCACGAGCAGCGCAAGATACTGTCCCGCGACCTTATCAACCTGCTGGAGGAGGACCGCCGGGAAGTGGCCCGCGAACTGCACGACCACACCGGGCAGCTTCTGACCACCCTGCGGCTTGATTTGCAGGCCGCATTGGAGTCCCTGGCCTCGTCGGACGGGTGCTGCCGGGGGCAATTGGAGAGCGCGGCGGACAAGATCACCCTGGTCCAGCGCGACATCAAGTCTATTTCCAAGGGGCTTCGGCCCGACACTTTGGAGTATCTCGGCCTGGCCCAGGCCATCGAGGCGCTGCTCGACGAGTATCGCGCCGCCACCGATCTCGACATTCATTTCTTCCATAAGGGCGTGCCCAAACGTTTTGACAGCCAAAAGGAGCTGGCCCTATACAGGATCACCCAGGAGGCCCTGACCAATACGGTCAAATACGCCGGGGCCAGGCAGGTCCACATCAGCTTGATCGACCGGGACGGGCGGCTCAACCTGACCATCGAGGACGACGGCCGGGGGTTCGACCCGGCGGCCGTGGCCGAGGCGGCGGGGTCGTCCGGCAGCCTGGGACTGACCCTGATGAAGGAACGCATGGTCCAACTGGAAGGGGCTTTCCACCTCGAATCCGCACCCGGCCGGGGCACGCAGATACTGGCCGAGCTGAACATCCGGGAAAACAACGATGCATAA